A region from the Triplophysa rosa linkage group LG4, Trosa_1v2, whole genome shotgun sequence genome encodes:
- the ndufab1a gene encoding NADH:ubiquinone oxidoreductase subunit AB1a: MAACIIARCVRSLNYRSLYINRLNTAVTLTATPFSHGRAFSHLSNGHKSSLAQISGSLPQVCQWRQYGDLPPLTLETIRDRVLYVLKLYDKINPDKLQATSHFMKDLGLDSLDQVEIIMAMEDEFGFEIPDAEAEKLMTPQEIVQYIADKKDVYE; this comes from the exons ATGGCGGCGTGCATCATTGCCCGGTGTGTCCGATCACTGAACTATCGTTCATTGTATATTAACCGTTTAAATACTGCCGTTACATTAACAGCAACACCGTTCTCTCACGGACGAGCATTTTCACATCTGAGTAACGGGCACAAGTCTTCACTAGCGCAG atCTCTGGCAGTTTGCCTCAAGTCTGTCAGTGGAGGCAGTACGGTGATTTGCCTCCCTTAACACTAGAAACGATTCGTGACCGTGTCCTCTATGTCCTGAAGCTTTATGACAAGATCAACCCTGACAAG cttCAGGCTACTTCTCACTTCATGAAGGATTTGGGACTGGACAGTTTAGACCAGGTGGAAATCATCATGGCCATGGAAGATGAATTTG GTTTTGAGATTCCTGATGCAGAAGCAGAGAAGTTGATGACACCCCAAGAGATCGTTCAGTACATCGCAGACAAGAAGGATGTCTATGAATAA